In the Paralichthys olivaceus isolate ysfri-2021 chromosome 15, ASM2471397v2, whole genome shotgun sequence genome, one interval contains:
- the LOC109635769 gene encoding testis-specific gene A8 protein-like: MQLNHVIVTLCLLGTVAFCRGQGAGATATASPEASASPEASASPGASASPDASASPGASASPDASASPDASASPGASASPGASASPDASASPGASASPDATSSQGTGAPGPATDPTVPVGEGSSTGLSSGAIAGITIGSIAGVAAVGGGIFGALKYTGRL, translated from the exons ATGCAACTGAACCATGTCATAGTGACTCTTTGCCTCCTTGGCACAG TGGCCTTCTGTCGAGGGCAGGGTGCGGGGGCCACGGCCACGGCATCACCGGAGGCCTCGGCTTCACCGGAGGCCTCGGCTTCACCTGGGGCCTCGGCTTCACCAGACGCCTCGGCTTCACCTGGGGCCTCGGCTTCACCAGACGCCTCGGCTTCACCGGACGCCTCGGCTTCACCGGGGGCCTCGGCTTCACCTGGGGCCTCGGCTTCACCGGACGCCTCGGCTTCACCGGGGGCCTCGGCTTCACCGGACGCCACGTCCAGCCAAGGAACGGGAGCCCCTGGGCCAGCAACTGATCCCACTGTGCCTGTGGGAGAAGGTTCTTCAACAGGGCTTTCCTCTGGAGCCATAGCTGGCATCACCATCGGCTCTATCGCTGGAGTGGCTGCAGTTG GTGGTGGTATCTTTGGGGCGTTGAAGTACACCGGGAGGCTCTGA
- the LOC109635907 gene encoding ubiquitin carboxyl-terminal hydrolase 2-like has protein sequence MPSLRHSYTVTVPEEPASLPLDRPELQRRRGPSLSRSALVSTFMGLIINQAKNKSPQGLVGLRNLGNTCFMNSILQCLSNTPELRDYCLRNVHHSDLNNNCRTNAALMEEFAKLTQSLWTSVNNEAISPSDFRNQIQRFDPKFVGCHQQDAQEFLRMLLDGLHNEVNRVTVCPKVSVQDFDHLSDDEKGKRMWNMYLEREDSKVVDLFVGQLKSSLTCSVCGFRSTVFDPFWDLSIPIAQKNSGEVTLKDCLRLFTKEDVLDGDERPTCKKCKTRRTCTKRFSIQKFPQILVLHLKRFSDSNVRASKLSTYVNFPLKELDLREFASESSERPVYSLYAVSNHSGNTLGGHYTAYCKNQALGEWYSYNDCRVSPMSSSQVRSSNAYVLFYELATSPHGKYQTCRL, from the exons ATGCCGTCTCTGCGTCACTCCTACACGGTCACGGTGCCGGAGGAACCGGCCTCTCTCCCGCTGGACAGACCCGAGCTGCAGCGGCGGAGGGGTCCGTCTCTGTCCCGGTCTGCGCTGGTGTCCACGTTCATGGGTCTGATCATCAACCAGGCCAAG AACAAGAGTCCTCAAGGCCTGGTGGGACTGAGGAACCTTGGCAACACG TGTTTCATGAACTCCATCCTTCAATGTCTGAGCAACACTCCAGAGCTGAGAGATTACTGCCTGAGGAACGTCCATCACTCAGACCTCAACAACAACTGCAGGACGAACGCAGCTCTCATGGAAG AGTTTGCTAAACTGACTCAAAGCCTGTGGACGTCTGTCAACAACGAGGCCATCAGTCCGTCCGACTTCAGGAACCAGATCCAGAGATTTGATCCAAAATTTGTCGGCTGCCA TCAGCAGGACGCTCAGGAATTTCTGCGCATGCTATTGGACGGACTCCATAATGAAGTGAACAGAGTGACAGTCTGCCCCAAGGTGTCGGTGCAGGACTTTGACCACCTCTC GGACGATGAAAAAGGCAAGAGAATGTGGAATATGTacctggagagagaggacagcaAAGTAGTAG ATTTATTCGTCGGACAGTTGAAAAGTTCTCTGACCTGCTCCGTCTGTGGTTTCCGCTCCACTGTGTTCGATCCGTTCTGGGACTTATCAATACCTATTGCTCAG AAGAACTCAGGCGAAGTGACTCTCAAAGACTGTTTGAGACTCTTTACTAAAGAAGATGTGCTGGATGGAGACGAGAGGCCG ACATGCAAGAAATGCAAAACCAGAAGGACATGCACCAAAAGATTCAGCATCCAGAAGTTCCCTCAGATCCTTGTTCTTC ACCTGAAGCGTTTCTCAGACTCTAACGTCCGAGCGAGCAAACTCTCCACCTACGTCAACTTCCCTCTCAAAGAGCTGGACCTGCGGGAGTTTGCCTCTGAGAGCAGCG AGCGTCCCGTGTACAGCCTGTACGCAGTGTCCAACCACTCTGGAAATACTTTGGGAGGCCATTACACAGCGTACTGCAAGAACCAGGCGCTGGGGGAGTGGTACAGCTACAACGACTGCAG AGTGAGCCCAATGTCCTCCAGCCAGGTTCGCAGCAGCAACGCCTACGTGCTCTTCTACGAGCTGGCCACATCCCCTCACGGCAAATATCAGACATGTCGGCTTTAG